A window of the Yersinia rochesterensis genome harbors these coding sequences:
- the yqhD gene encoding alcohol dehydrogenase, whose translation MQNFTLHTPTKVLFGTGQIAQLNKEIPADARILITYGGGSIKQNGVLDQVHQALQGFDYLEFGGIEPNPTYETLMKAVEVCRAEKITFLLAVGGGSVLDGTKFIAAAVNYPQDPWHILETTGSDIKEALPMGSVLTLPATGSEANSGAVISRRSTGDKQHFFSPYVQPLFAVLDPVVTYTLPPRQVANGVVDAFVHTIEQYLTYPVDAKVQDRFAEGLLLTLIEEGPKALTDPENYNVRANIMWSATMALNGLIGAGVPQDWATHMLGHELTARHGLDHAQTLAVILPALLVAKKQQKRAKLLQYAERVWDLREGTEDQRIDAAIEATRQFFEDMGVATRLSDYKLDGSTIPDLIKKLEEHGMTALGEHSDITLADSKRIYEAAV comes from the coding sequence ATGCAAAATTTTACCCTTCATACCCCGACTAAAGTGCTGTTCGGTACTGGTCAAATAGCGCAACTGAATAAAGAAATTCCTGCTGATGCACGTATTTTAATTACCTATGGTGGCGGCAGCATCAAACAAAATGGTGTACTCGACCAAGTTCACCAAGCACTGCAAGGCTTTGATTACCTAGAGTTTGGTGGCATTGAGCCAAACCCTACTTATGAAACCTTAATGAAAGCCGTTGAGGTTTGCCGAGCAGAAAAAATCACTTTCCTGCTAGCCGTGGGTGGCGGTTCAGTATTGGATGGCACTAAATTCATCGCGGCGGCCGTCAATTATCCACAAGACCCATGGCATATTCTGGAAACCACCGGCAGCGATATCAAAGAAGCACTGCCTATGGGTTCAGTGCTGACCTTACCTGCTACTGGCTCTGAAGCTAACAGTGGCGCAGTTATCAGCCGCCGCAGCACCGGTGATAAGCAACATTTCTTCTCGCCGTATGTGCAGCCGCTCTTTGCTGTGCTGGATCCAGTGGTGACTTATACCTTACCACCGCGCCAGGTGGCTAACGGTGTAGTTGATGCTTTTGTACATACCATTGAGCAATACCTGACTTATCCGGTGGACGCCAAAGTTCAAGATCGTTTTGCTGAAGGTTTGTTATTAACTCTGATTGAAGAAGGCCCGAAAGCCTTAACTGATCCTGAGAATTACAATGTACGCGCCAACATTATGTGGAGCGCCACCATGGCATTAAATGGCCTGATTGGTGCCGGTGTCCCGCAAGACTGGGCGACTCATATGCTGGGCCACGAACTGACAGCGCGTCACGGGCTGGATCATGCACAAACATTGGCGGTGATATTGCCCGCTCTGTTAGTGGCGAAGAAACAGCAAAAACGCGCGAAATTATTGCAATATGCGGAACGTGTCTGGGATCTCCGTGAAGGCACTGAAGACCAACGCATTGATGCGGCTATTGAAGCGACCCGTCAATTCTTTGAAGACATGGGTGTCGCGACTCGCTTATCTGATTACAAACTGGATGGCAGCACCATTCCTGATTTAATCAAAAAATTAGAAGAGCACGGTATGACCGCACTTGGCGAGCACAGTGATATCACTTTGGCAGATAGCAAACGTATCTACGAAGCTGCGGTCTAA
- the dkgA gene encoding 2,5-didehydrogluconate reductase DkgA — MVTQPIIKLHDGNLMPQLGLGVWQASIEETQLAVTKALEIGYRSIDTAAIYKNEEGVGQALQTANVARDELFITTKLWNSNQNNPQQALEESLKKLQLDYVDLYLIHWPDPAQDRYVGAWRELIALKEQGLIRSIGVCNFHIPHLQRLIDETGVAPTVNQIELHPLLQQRQLHAWNATHHIATESWSPLAQGGDGVFDQAIIRELAQKYGKTPAQIVIRWHLDSGLIVIPKSVTPARIRENFEVFDFKLHKDELTAISKLDSGKRLGPDPDAPRA; from the coding sequence ATGGTGACGCAACCCATTATCAAATTGCACGATGGAAATCTGATGCCACAACTCGGTCTTGGCGTTTGGCAAGCAAGCATTGAAGAAACACAGCTTGCTGTCACCAAAGCACTGGAGATCGGCTATCGTTCAATCGATACAGCGGCTATTTATAAAAATGAAGAGGGTGTTGGTCAGGCGCTGCAAACGGCCAATGTCGCCCGTGATGAGCTATTTATTACCACTAAGCTGTGGAATAGTAACCAAAATAATCCTCAGCAAGCACTGGAAGAGAGTCTGAAAAAACTTCAGCTCGATTATGTGGATCTCTATCTAATTCACTGGCCTGACCCAGCACAAGACCGCTATGTCGGTGCCTGGCGTGAATTGATCGCCTTGAAAGAGCAAGGTTTGATTCGCAGTATCGGCGTTTGTAACTTCCATATCCCTCACTTACAGCGGTTGATTGATGAAACCGGCGTTGCCCCGACTGTCAATCAGATTGAGCTTCACCCGCTGCTCCAGCAGCGGCAGCTCCATGCATGGAATGCCACACATCATATTGCGACAGAATCCTGGAGCCCGCTGGCTCAAGGCGGCGATGGCGTTTTCGATCAAGCCATCATTCGTGAATTGGCGCAAAAATATGGTAAGACTCCAGCACAGATAGTCATCCGTTGGCATCTGGATAGCGGGCTGATTGTTATTCCTAAATCAGTGACACCGGCGCGCATCAGGGAAAACTTTGAAGTATTTGATTTTAAACTACACAAAGATGAACTGACGGCAATTTCGAAGTTAGATAGCGGTAAACGACTGGGGCCAGACCCAGATGCTCCCAGGGCCTGA
- a CDS encoding YgiQ family radical SAM protein, protein MSASLIQPERDLFSYQPYWAECYGTAPFLPMSREEMDILGWDSCDIIVITGDAYVDHPSFGMAIIGRMLEAQGFRVGIIAQPDWTNKNDFMRLGEPNLFFGVTAGNMDSMINRYTADRKLRHDDAYTPDNQSGKRPDRATLVYSQRCKEAYSHVPVLLGGIEASLRRIAHYDYWSDTVRRSVIVDAKADMLVYGNGERPLVEVAHRLAAGEKIADIQDVRNTVVMRKTPLPGWSGVDSTRLDKPGRIEAIPNPYGEDLPCATDSVPEPEAKPITVRAAKPKPWEKTYVLLPSYDKVKADKVLYAHTSRILHHETNPGCARALMQKHGDRYIWINPPAIPLSTEEMDSVFALPYQRVPHPSYGKSPIPAYDMIRFSINIMRGCYGGCSFCSITEHEGRIIQSRSEDSIIREIEEIRDKVPGFTGIISDLGGPTANMYMLRCQSPRAEQTCRRASCVYPEICQHMDTNHEPTISLYRRARDLKGIKKILIASGVRYDLAVEDPRYIKELASHHVGGYLKIAPEHTEEGPLSKMMKPGMGSYQRFKELFDTYSKQAGKEQYLIPYFISAHPGTEDKDMVNLALWLKKNRFRLDQVQNFYPSPLANSTTMYYTGKNPLSKVDYKSEDVVVPKGDRQRRLHKALLRYHDPANWPMIRTALEEMGLQNLIGSRRECLVPAPTLEEQREARRAFRHHTPALTKHTAITRQRQPGNRTNAASTGKAPLGKTVQATTGNSSPKTAGSKTGANRAPVNKPAGVARGKAKHH, encoded by the coding sequence ATGAGTGCCAGCCTGATTCAGCCAGAGCGTGACCTGTTTTCTTATCAGCCTTATTGGGCTGAATGCTATGGCACTGCGCCATTTTTACCGATGTCTCGCGAAGAAATGGACATATTGGGCTGGGATAGCTGCGATATTATTGTCATCACCGGTGATGCGTATGTTGACCACCCCAGTTTTGGCATGGCTATCATTGGCCGCATGCTGGAGGCTCAGGGCTTCCGTGTGGGGATCATTGCTCAGCCAGATTGGACAAATAAAAATGATTTTATGCGCTTGGGTGAGCCGAACCTGTTCTTCGGCGTCACCGCGGGCAATATGGACTCGATGATTAACCGCTATACCGCTGATCGCAAATTGCGCCATGACGATGCTTATACGCCGGATAATCAAAGCGGTAAGCGGCCAGACCGCGCCACTTTGGTGTATAGCCAGCGCTGCAAAGAGGCATATAGCCATGTGCCGGTATTGCTTGGCGGAATTGAAGCCAGCTTACGCCGTATTGCCCATTATGATTATTGGTCTGATACTGTGCGCCGCTCAGTCATTGTCGATGCCAAAGCCGATATGCTGGTGTACGGCAATGGCGAGCGGCCACTGGTTGAAGTGGCACACCGTCTGGCTGCGGGTGAGAAAATTGCTGATATTCAGGATGTGCGTAACACCGTTGTGATGCGCAAAACCCCATTACCGGGTTGGAGTGGCGTGGATTCTACTCGGTTGGATAAACCGGGCCGTATTGAAGCTATTCCGAATCCTTATGGTGAAGATTTGCCGTGCGCGACAGACAGTGTTCCCGAGCCGGAAGCCAAACCTATAACCGTACGGGCCGCCAAACCCAAACCATGGGAGAAGACCTATGTCTTGCTGCCATCCTATGACAAAGTGAAAGCAGACAAAGTATTGTATGCCCACACTTCGCGGATTTTACATCATGAAACCAACCCCGGTTGTGCACGGGCTTTGATGCAAAAACACGGCGACCGCTATATTTGGATTAATCCACCGGCTATCCCGCTCAGTACGGAAGAAATGGACAGCGTTTTTGCCCTGCCTTATCAGCGTGTGCCGCACCCGTCTTATGGGAAATCACCTATTCCAGCTTACGATATGATTCGTTTCTCGATCAATATCATGCGCGGTTGCTATGGTGGCTGTTCGTTCTGTTCGATTACCGAGCATGAAGGGCGCATTATTCAGAGCCGCTCTGAAGATTCTATCATTCGTGAGATAGAAGAAATTCGCGATAAAGTTCCTGGTTTTACCGGCATCATCTCTGATCTGGGTGGCCCAACGGCAAACATGTACATGCTGCGCTGCCAGTCGCCACGAGCCGAGCAAACTTGCCGCCGTGCATCCTGCGTTTACCCTGAAATCTGCCAGCACATGGACACTAACCATGAGCCGACCATTTCGCTCTATCGGCGAGCGCGTGATTTGAAAGGGATTAAAAAGATCCTGATTGCGTCTGGTGTTCGTTATGATCTGGCAGTAGAAGATCCACGTTATATCAAAGAATTAGCCAGCCATCATGTGGGCGGCTACTTGAAAATAGCCCCGGAACATACTGAAGAAGGGCCACTTTCAAAAATGATGAAACCGGGAATGGGCAGCTATCAGCGCTTTAAAGAGCTGTTTGATACCTATTCCAAGCAGGCCGGTAAAGAGCAATATTTGATTCCGTATTTTATCTCCGCCCATCCGGGGACAGAAGATAAAGATATGGTGAATTTGGCTCTTTGGCTGAAGAAAAACCGTTTCCGTTTGGATCAGGTGCAAAACTTCTATCCATCACCGCTGGCTAACTCCACCACCATGTATTACACCGGCAAGAACCCGCTGAGCAAAGTGGATTACAAGAGTGAGGATGTTGTTGTTCCGAAAGGAGATCGTCAGCGGCGGTTGCATAAAGCATTGTTGCGTTATCATGATCCCGCTAACTGGCCGATGATTCGCACGGCATTAGAGGAAATGGGGCTGCAAAACTTGATCGGTAGCCGCCGTGAATGTTTGGTTCCGGCACCGACTCTGGAAGAACAACGTGAAGCACGCCGGGCGTTTCGTCATCATACACCGGCGCTGACCAAGCACACTGCTATCACTCGTCAGCGTCAACCGGGTAACCGCACGAATGCAGCCTCAACAGGTAAAGCCCCTTTGGGTAAAACCGTGCAGGCCACTACGGGCAATTCCTCGCCCAAGACCGCAGGTAGCAAAACCGGCGCAAACAGAGCGCCGGTGAATAAACCCGCTGGTGTCGCCAGAGGGAAAGCTAAGCATCATTAA
- the ftsP gene encoding cell division protein FtsP, whose amino-acid sequence MSLSRRQFIQATGLALGAGSLPLRAQANSTQQPSLPVPPLLESRRGQPLFLTLQRAHWAFSGKQKAAVWGINGMYLGPTVRVYSGDDVKLIYSNRLAEPVSMTISGLQVPGTLMGGAARMITPGVDWSPVLPVRQPAATCWYHANTPNRMAPHVYNGLAGMWLVEDEVSKAMPLPSHYGVDDFPIIIQDKRLDNFGVPQYDPPANGGFMGDTLLVNGAQSPFVEVSRGWVRLRLLNASNARRYILQLSDGRPLHVVASDQGFLPAPVMVQQLSLAPGERREVVIDMSQGSEVSITAGESAGIMDRLRGLFEPSSILISSLVLTLKPTGLLPLVTDNLPIRLLSDQILDGNAVRSRDFRLGDDLPGINGVIWDMNRADAQAQQGTWERWTIHADMPQAFHIQGVSFLVKSVNGAPAMAEDRGWKDTVWVDGDVELLVYFNQVSSEHFPFLFYSQSLEMADRGSAGQLVTQAAPTLG is encoded by the coding sequence ATGTCACTCAGTCGTCGCCAGTTCATTCAGGCTACGGGCTTAGCGCTAGGCGCGGGTTCGTTGCCATTGAGGGCACAGGCTAATAGTACCCAGCAACCCTCGTTGCCTGTCCCACCTTTACTTGAATCTCGCCGTGGGCAACCGCTGTTTTTGACTTTACAGCGGGCGCATTGGGCATTCAGTGGCAAGCAGAAAGCCGCTGTGTGGGGTATCAACGGTATGTATCTAGGGCCGACTGTTCGGGTTTACAGCGGTGATGATGTTAAGCTCATTTACAGCAACCGTTTGGCTGAGCCGGTGTCTATGACTATCAGTGGGTTGCAAGTTCCGGGCACATTGATGGGCGGCGCTGCACGTATGATTACCCCCGGTGTTGATTGGTCACCGGTATTGCCTGTACGGCAACCTGCGGCAACTTGCTGGTATCACGCCAATACGCCCAACCGCATGGCTCCCCATGTTTACAATGGGTTAGCCGGTATGTGGCTGGTGGAAGATGAAGTCAGCAAAGCGATGCCACTACCAAGCCATTATGGTGTTGATGATTTCCCGATTATTATTCAGGATAAACGGCTGGATAACTTTGGCGTTCCGCAATATGACCCGCCAGCAAATGGGGGCTTTATGGGGGATACGTTGTTGGTTAACGGCGCACAAAGCCCATTTGTTGAAGTTTCTCGTGGTTGGGTGCGTTTACGTTTATTGAATGCGTCCAATGCCCGCCGCTATATATTGCAACTGAGTGACGGCCGCCCATTGCATGTGGTTGCCAGTGACCAGGGGTTCCTGCCTGCGCCGGTGATGGTACAGCAACTCTCGTTAGCGCCGGGTGAACGACGTGAGGTGGTTATCGATATGTCGCAGGGGAGCGAAGTGTCGATTACGGCGGGTGAGTCTGCCGGGATTATGGACAGGTTGCGCGGGCTATTTGAACCATCAAGTATTCTGATTTCCAGCTTGGTGCTGACATTAAAACCGACCGGTTTGTTGCCATTAGTCACTGATAATCTGCCAATACGTTTGCTCTCTGATCAGATTTTGGATGGCAATGCGGTGCGTTCTCGCGACTTCCGTTTGGGAGATGATTTGCCGGGAATCAATGGCGTTATCTGGGATATGAATCGGGCTGATGCTCAGGCACAGCAAGGTACTTGGGAACGTTGGACAATTCATGCGGACATGCCGCAAGCATTCCATATTCAGGGTGTTTCGTTCCTGGTGAAAAGTGTAAATGGTGCGCCAGCGATGGCCGAAGATAGGGGTTGGAAGGATACAGTTTGGGTTGATGGCGATGTAGAGTTACTGGTGTATTTCAATCAAGTATCTTCCGAGCATTTCCCGTTCTTGTTCTACAGCCAGAGCCTTGAGATGGCGGATCGTGGGTCAGCAGGACAATTGGTAACACAGGCCGCGCCGACACTCGGTTAA